CCACACTCGCCCCATTGATTACCCTGTTGGGATGTGGGGCGGCACGGCGCTGCGCCCGCACGATATCGGTTGGGATAAACCCTATTCGCCGCTGTTTAAATACCAGTGGGGGCCAACGTATGAGGCACTGTGCCGCGCTGCAAAGGTGGCCGATGGCTCGGTGTTTGATGATGTGCTGATGCACTACACCAACCCAATCACTGGCGGGCACGTGATGCCCACTATCGGCGCGAGCATGCAATTGCTACGTCCGGGGTTTGTGGGCAAAGCCCATCGTCACACAGGCAGCTTTATTTACCAAGTGGCAAAAGGCCACGGGTATTCGATTATCAACGGGCAACGTTTTGATTGGCAAGAGCGCGACATTTTCTGTGTGCCATCGTGGATGTTCCATGAGCACGTGAACACATCGCAAACGGACGATGCGTGCTTGTTCTGCTTTAACGACTTACCGGTGATGCAGTCACTGGGGCTGTATTACGAAGAGGCCTTGGTGGACAACGACGGGCACCAAACCGTGACCAGCTAGAAGATGAAATCAGGGTGCAAGAGGCGTGCCAGACACCCTCGATAACCTTGCTCTACCGAATTGATTTTATGTGTTTATTTGACTTTTTATTGATTTCGATTAACCGATTTTACGTGAAACAGGCTGACAGCGAGACGCTGCGAGCCGAGGAGAAAACACCATGCGCTTGATTACTTACCGTTCTGATGTGACCGCCGCTGCCCGTTTGGGCGCCATTGTTGACCACCAAGTGGTGGACTTGGCTCGTCTTGCCGAAGAGCAGGGGCAATACCTGCCAGACAATATGTTGGATTTCATCGATTTAGGGCCACAAGGGGTGCGCGCGGGGACTGAACTGCTCAATGGCTACGACGGGCAATTTCCCGCAGGGACTGCATGGCCAGTACAAAATGTGAAAATCTTGGCGCCAATTCCGCGCCCGCGTAAAAACATCTTTGGTATTGGGTTGAACTACGTTGAACACGTGGCGGAATCGAGCCGCACCTTGGACACGTCTAAAGAGCTGCCGAAAGAGCCCGTTATTTTCTCTAAACCACCGACCACGGTGATTGGCCCAGGGGATGCGATTGAACATAATGCCCAAATTACCCAGCAGTTGGATTGGGAAGTGGAACTGGCGGTGATTATGGGCACGCGTGCTAAAGGGGTGGCGGCGAAAGACGCGTTAAATTACGTCTTTGGCTACAGTTTGATGATTGACATGAGTGCCCGTGACTGCCGTCGTGCGGGGCAATGGATTTACTCCAAAGGGCAAGATACCTATGCGCCGTTTGGCCCGTGCATTGTTACCGCGGATGAAATTCCCGACCCGCACACGTTGGATTTAAGCTTGAAGGTCAACGGGGTTACCAAGCAATCGTCCAACACCCGCCACATGCTGTTTAACGTCAATGTGTTGATTGAAGACATCAGCAAAGGTATCACCCTTGAGCCGGGGGATATCATTGCCACGGGGACGCCAGAAGGGGTCGGTGCTGGGCGTTCACCACAAGAGTGGGTGTGGCCGGGGGATGTGATTGAGGCATACGTGCAAGGCATTGGTGAACTGCGTCACCCCGTGGTTGCAGTGTAAACAAGGAGCAAGGCCATGTTGAACTTAGCGCAATTTAAAGCGGCGGCCGTGCAAGCGGCGCCCGTGTTTCTCGATACCGACGCCACGGTTGATAAAGTGTGCCGCCTGATAGAAGAAGCGGCAGACAACGGCGCGAAATTGGTGGCGTTCCCAGAAGTGTTTGTGTCGGGTTACCCGTATTGGAGTTGGGTGATGAACCCAATTGACGGTAGCCCGTGGTTTGAAAAGCTGTGCAAATCGGCCATAGAAGTGCCGGGGCCAGAAATCCAAAAAATCGCCCACGCGGCAGCACGTCACCGCATCAATGTGGTGATTGGGGTCAATGAGCGCAATCCACACGGTATTGCCACCTTGTATAACACCTTGGTGACCATTTCCGACGAAGGCACCCTTCTCGGGCGTCACCGCAAATTGGTGCCAACGTGGGCAGAAAAGCTGACGTGGGCCAACGGGGATGCGTCCTCGTTAAAAGTACACCAAACCAGCGTGGGGCCATTAGGTGCCTTAGCCTGTGGGGAAAACACTAACACCTTGGCGCGCTTTGCGTTACTGGCGCAAGGGGAGCTCGTGCATATTGCCAGCTACATCGCCTTGCCTGTGGCACCCAAAGATTACGATATGGCGGAAGCGATTCGTTTAAGGGCATCCGCACATTGCTTTGAAGGTAAGGTTTTCACGATTGTTTCGTGTTCGACGGTGTCGGAAGAGATTATCGAGGCAATGTCCGCGAGCCACCCTGAGGCGCGTGAGCTGTTAGCGCGCCCAAACAGTGCCTTTTCGGGCATTATCGGCCCTGACGGTCGTGTGGTTGGCGAACCGCTGATTGATAAAGAAGGGATTGTGTATGGCGATATCGATTTAAACCGCTGTATTCAACCACGACAAATGCACGATATCACTGGGCACTATAACCGCTTTGATATCTTTGATTTACAGGTGAACCGCCGTCCGCTGAGTGCCGCCCGTTTTTACGGCGAAGGGCAAAGCGTGGAGGAATTAAACCCGACTGAGAGCGATGTACCGTTTGGGGAGAAAAAAGGATGAGTCTGGCACGCACATTTCGGATTGGGCAGATTGTCCCGTCCTCGAACACCACCATGGAAACCGAAATTCCCGCTATTTTGCGAGCACGGGAAGCGCAGTTTGCAGAGCGTTTTACCTTTCATTCCAGTCGCATGCGGATGAAAAAGGTGACCAAAGAAGAGCTGGCGAAGATGGATTCCGACAGCGACCGTTGTGCCCTTGAGCTTTCGGATGCGGCGGTGGATGTGCTCGGTTATGCCTGCTTGGTCGCTATCATGAGCATGGGGAAAGGGTATCACCGTGTGTCTGAAAGCCGTTTACACCAATGTACCGTGGATAACGGGCACCCTGCGCCGATTGTCACCAGTGCAGGGGCATTAGTGGATGGGCTGCATGCCATAGGGGCGAAAAAAGTGTCTATTTTGACGCCGTACATGAAGCCACTAACGCAATTGGTGATTAAGTATATTGAAAGCGAAGGCATTGAAGTGGTGGATAGCATTTCGTTGGAAATCCCCGATAATTTAGCGGTTGGCAGGCAAGACCCGCTGGCGCCTGTGGAAATCACCAAGCGGCTGAACACCAATGTGGATGCGATAGTGGCATCAGCGTGTGTACAAATGCCGTCATTACCCTCGGTGCAATTGATTGAAAACCGCGTGGGCTTGCCCGTGTTGTCTTCTTCGGTGGCCACCACTTACATGATGTTGAAAAAGCTGGGTTTAGAGACACGTGTTGACGGGTTTGGGTCGTTACTAAGTGGAAAGTTTTAGCTGAATTATCGTCTCCTTCTGCTACTCTTGAGGGGCTAGATTAAATGCAATGATGCATAGTGTAGATCGAGAGGAACAGATGTCAGATTCAAAGGTTTTTGTTGATAATTACTTGCCTGCCCTATTGGGGCAGGCATGGATGCTAGTTTCATCTGAATTTCATGCAATTGTTGAAAAGAAAGGGCTGTCTGTATTGGAGTGGCGAGTGCTATCAACATTGGCGGGTAATGGCTCGATGGGGATCACTGAACTATCACAAAAAACAGTCAGTAAACAACCGACAATTACGCGTGTTTTACAACGGTTAGAACAACAAGGGCATGTGATCCGCCACAATAATCATAGCGGTAGCGATAAGCGAATTACATTGGTGAGTGTCACATCTAGTGGGATGTCACTAGTCGATGGGTTATTAATTGAAGCGCAACAACATGAAGAGGCTGTACTTGCCCCATTAGGTCTGCGTAAAAGTAAGATGCTCAAAGAAGTATTACAGGAATTAATTGCACGTCACAGCTTAGAAAGTATTAATGAGAAAGAAAATTCAGAGAAAAAACTAGTTAGTAAAAAACAATTACGAAATAAAAACATATCTAAAAACTCAACTGAGTAATCAGTTAATGATGATTTAGCGGATTATCTTATCTTAGACTAGTGATTTTTGTATTACAGGGATTTTTATTTTTTATTATCAATGTGATAGGTTAATTTTTCGCGGTCAATGACACTATTGGGATAAACAGTAACATGATGATAGATAGGTCATTTCTGAATTTTAAATTTTTTGTGTCTGTTAATTAATTGCTACTTTACATTGATTCAATTTATCTATTAACTTCACTACTGATAATTAATGATTAGCTAAACATGGAGCAATCAATGTCAGTTGTGACACTTGTACTTGTTTTTTTACTTGCGGTTATTGTGAGTGTGTTTATCTCGCGATTGCTCAAAGATATTATTCCATTACCCCTTATTCAGATAGCGCTGGGAGCTGGGTTGTCTCTGTATGGTTTTACGGTTGAATTTGAACCGCATTTGTTCCTGTTCTTATTTATCCCACCGTTGCTGTTCCTAGATGGTTGGCGTATTCCCAAAGAAGCCTTATTCCAAGAAATTAAACCGATTATGTCATTAGCGATAGGCCTCGTGGTGGTTACCGTTATTGGCATGGGGTTCTTTATTCACTGGTTAATTCCTGCCATTTCATTGGCGGTTGCATTTGCACTCGCGGCGATTTTGTCACCGACTGACCCCGTTTCAGTTTCTGCGATGACGGTAAATTCCCCACTTCCATCACGGATGGCGCACATACTGGAAGGTGAGTCACTGCTCAACGATGCAACAGGCTTAGTCTGCTTTAGCTTTGCCGTTGTGGCTGCATTAACGGGAACATTTTCCCTCGCTTCAGCGGCAGGCGAATTTGTTCTTGTTGCCTTTGGTGGGATCTTAATTGGTTTATTAGTCGCTTGGGCAATTGGTTGGTTGAACCAGTTCTTGGTTAAGCGTACTGGTGAAGAGCCAGCCATCCAAATTATGATCAGCCTATTGATGCCATTTACAGCTTATTTGCTTGCAGAGCACTTACATGTGTCAGGTATTTTAGCGGCGGTTGTTGCCGGTATTGCTATGCACTATGAGAAAATTGCAGGTCGTATGCAGGCTGCAACACGCATGCAAAGTAAAGCCGTTTGGGATACCGTTCAAACGGCACTGAACGGAATGATCTTTATTTTACTGGGTGAGCAATTACCGGGTATGTGGATAAATATGCCAGAGGTTGCTGAAGCGGCGGGGGCAAGTCATCCTTGGATGTTATTTGTTTATGTTGCAATCATTACTGTGGCTCTGGCAATCCTGCGTTTTAGTTGGGTTTGGATTTCAATGACCTTAACCGTATTCCACAACCGCCGCCGTGGTAAAGAAGCAGATGTGGTGCATATTCGGATGATGGCTATTATGGCGACTGCGGGTGTTCGCGGGGCGATTACATTAGCGGGTATTTTAACGCTGCCATTGTTGATGCCAGACGGCTCTTTATTCCCAAATCGTGATGTGGCTATCTTCTTGGCAATGGGCGTTATTTTATGTTCATTATTGATTGCCAGTATTGCATTGCCGATTTTAACAAAAGGCCTTGTCCAAGATTTACCGTATGATAATGACGAAATCCGTGCTCGTTTAGCGCTGAATGAAGCGGCAATGGCTCACTTACGTGAGTTAATGAACCACCCTTCAGAGGACGTGGATGAAATCGCCATGCGTACGGAAGTCGGGGCACAATTGTTAGAAATTTATGGCAGACGACTTGATAATACCGATGAAACTGAATCTGACGTGTATGATTTACATCGAATGATTGAGATGGAACGCCAAATGTCTAACTCTGCATTGAAAGCGAAGCGTGAAGCGTTATACCAAATGCGGAAAAATAAAAACATTAACGAACGGGTTTACCATCGTTTACGTGATGAATTGGATCTAAAAGAAGAAACACTGAATCATCATAAAAATGGTAAGCACTAGTTTATGAAATTAAAGGCCTGAATATGTTCAGGCCTTTTTCTTGGCAAGATAAATGAGAGTGGAAAAGGCTATTTGACTAATCATATTAATAGTTGATAGGTTAGTGTTAACCTCATTTAGGAAAGAAATATGTCACAGATTGTCGCTCGTTTAAGCATGATTATTACCATCACTTAGTGGTGGGGATAAGTGACAATCGAAACCCGCCAGACAAGGCGGGTTTTTTGTTTTTGTCTGGTCAATTATCAGCAAGGAAATGTTAATGAATTTTACTGGAAAGCCACAAACCTCCGATAACGAAGTACGCTTACATTTTCTCTGTGGAAAAATTGCCTCAGGGAAGTCAACGCTTGCAAAGCAACTCGCTAAGCAGCCTCGAACCATTTTATTGAGCGAAGATGAATG
The window above is part of the Providencia sp. R33 genome. Proteins encoded here:
- a CDS encoding fumarylacetoacetate hydrolase family protein; protein product: MRLITYRSDVTAAARLGAIVDHQVVDLARLAEEQGQYLPDNMLDFIDLGPQGVRAGTELLNGYDGQFPAGTAWPVQNVKILAPIPRPRKNIFGIGLNYVEHVAESSRTLDTSKELPKEPVIFSKPPTTVIGPGDAIEHNAQITQQLDWEVELAVIMGTRAKGVAAKDALNYVFGYSLMIDMSARDCRRAGQWIYSKGQDTYAPFGPCIVTADEIPDPHTLDLSLKVNGVTKQSSNTRHMLFNVNVLIEDISKGITLEPGDIIATGTPEGVGAGRSPQEWVWPGDVIEAYVQGIGELRHPVVAV
- a CDS encoding carbon-nitrogen hydrolase family protein, with translation MLNLAQFKAAAVQAAPVFLDTDATVDKVCRLIEEAADNGAKLVAFPEVFVSGYPYWSWVMNPIDGSPWFEKLCKSAIEVPGPEIQKIAHAAARHRINVVIGVNERNPHGIATLYNTLVTISDEGTLLGRHRKLVPTWAEKLTWANGDASSLKVHQTSVGPLGALACGENTNTLARFALLAQGELVHIASYIALPVAPKDYDMAEAIRLRASAHCFEGKVFTIVSCSTVSEEIIEAMSASHPEARELLARPNSAFSGIIGPDGRVVGEPLIDKEGIVYGDIDLNRCIQPRQMHDITGHYNRFDIFDLQVNRRPLSAARFYGEGQSVEELNPTESDVPFGEKKG
- a CDS encoding maleate cis-trans isomerase family protein, with amino-acid sequence MSLARTFRIGQIVPSSNTTMETEIPAILRAREAQFAERFTFHSSRMRMKKVTKEELAKMDSDSDRCALELSDAAVDVLGYACLVAIMSMGKGYHRVSESRLHQCTVDNGHPAPIVTSAGALVDGLHAIGAKKVSILTPYMKPLTQLVIKYIESEGIEVVDSISLEIPDNLAVGRQDPLAPVEITKRLNTNVDAIVASACVQMPSLPSVQLIENRVGLPVLSSSVATTYMMLKKLGLETRVDGFGSLLSGKF
- a CDS encoding MarR family winged helix-turn-helix transcriptional regulator, which gives rise to MSDSKVFVDNYLPALLGQAWMLVSSEFHAIVEKKGLSVLEWRVLSTLAGNGSMGITELSQKTVSKQPTITRVLQRLEQQGHVIRHNNHSGSDKRITLVSVTSSGMSLVDGLLIEAQQHEEAVLAPLGLRKSKMLKEVLQELIARHSLESINEKENSEKKLVSKKQLRNKNISKNSTE
- a CDS encoding Na+/H+ antiporter, with the protein product MSVVTLVLVFLLAVIVSVFISRLLKDIIPLPLIQIALGAGLSLYGFTVEFEPHLFLFLFIPPLLFLDGWRIPKEALFQEIKPIMSLAIGLVVVTVIGMGFFIHWLIPAISLAVAFALAAILSPTDPVSVSAMTVNSPLPSRMAHILEGESLLNDATGLVCFSFAVVAALTGTFSLASAAGEFVLVAFGGILIGLLVAWAIGWLNQFLVKRTGEEPAIQIMISLLMPFTAYLLAEHLHVSGILAAVVAGIAMHYEKIAGRMQAATRMQSKAVWDTVQTALNGMIFILLGEQLPGMWINMPEVAEAAGASHPWMLFVYVAIITVALAILRFSWVWISMTLTVFHNRRRGKEADVVHIRMMAIMATAGVRGAITLAGILTLPLLMPDGSLFPNRDVAIFLAMGVILCSLLIASIALPILTKGLVQDLPYDNDEIRARLALNEAAMAHLRELMNHPSEDVDEIAMRTEVGAQLLEIYGRRLDNTDETESDVYDLHRMIEMERQMSNSALKAKREALYQMRKNKNINERVYHRLRDELDLKEETLNHHKNGKH